The DNA region GATCATCGTTTTCGTGGAAAAATAAGCGGTTATATAGAGATCCATGCATCATCCGTTATATATAGtatcattatttaaataaaataagttgATCAACACTGATTATATATGGCTGATTTAATCAATGAAATGACAAATGAATGCAGGTGGGGAACTTCTTGCATTATTTCGTCCGTTTCGTCGCAGGATTTGCTATTGGTTTCCATAGCGTTTGGCAAATAAGTTTGGTAACACTTTCAATAGTGCCAATGACTGCATTTGCTGGCGGACTCTATGCTTATGTTGCAACTGGCCTTATTGCAAGCGCCCGAAAATCATATGTCAAAGCTGGAGAAATTGCTGAAGAGGTATGCACATAACAAACAGAGTCTCAGGATGCATGGGAGATATATAACAATTTACACTGTTGAATTATCATGCTGGGACAGGAAGTTGATCATATACCTAACgtcattttctataaaatacTGGTTACTTAATTGGCCTAACTCCATGCACCACTTAATGCTAAAAATCTTGGTTAACTTGCATGGCATACATGTTAATGTCCTAGGAGAGATATATATATGTGAAACGAGTAGATCCTACATTTACATCATTAATTTTGATGCAATTTTTCAGGCAATTGGTAATGTCCGAACAGTGCAAGCATTTGTAGGTGAAGATAAAGCGGTTAAATCATACTCAATGTCTCTATTGAATACTTACAAATATGGGAAGAAAGCAGGGCTGGCCAAGGGACTTGGACTCGGGACTTTGCACTGCGTCCTATTCCTATCGTGGTCGCTCCTCGTTTGGTTCACTAGCATGGTAGTTCATAAAAATATCGCCAATGGAGGAGAGTCTTTCACCACTATGATCAATGTTGTTATAGCTGGCTTGTAAGATTTTTGATTCTCACTCTTTGATATTTAGTTATATATAAGAGAAAGATTACAAAAACTCAAAACATTAGTTTATTAGTAAGGGAGAAGAACCTTTTAGTTTATTAGCTGATCCGCAATAACTATCTTTGTTCACGCCCAATGCCTAACATGATACTGCTTAgaattttatgatatgagaCCAGACATTTTTCTTTAGTGATCATTTATGGTTAAGCTACATTGTATGATAATcatgcaagaaaattaaatTCTTATGTATCAATATTCAGATCACTTGGGCAAGCAGCACCTAATGTTACATCGTTTATTCGGGCCAAGACGGCAGCATATTCTATTTTCCAGATGATTGAGAGAAACACAATGAGTAAAAGCAGCACCAAGAATGGAAGGAAACTGCACAAAGTAGAAGGCCACATCCAATTCAAGAATGTCACATTTAGCTATCCATCCAGGCCAGATGTGCTGATTTTCGACAAGCTCTGTTTGGATTTTCCATCAGGAAAGATTGTAGCCCTGGTGGGAGGAAGCGGATCAGGTAAAAGCACGGTCATATCTCTGATAGAACGCTTCTATGAGCCCCTACAAGGAAACATACTATTAGATGGAAACGACATTAGGGAGTTGGATTTAAAGTGGTTAAGGCAGCAGATTGGTTTGGTAAATCAAGAACCGGCTCTTTTTGCCACAACGATAAGAGACAATATTCACTACGGGAAAAACGATGCTACCATTGAAGAGATCACTAGTGCAGCAAAACTTGCAGATGCCATTGAGTTCATCAACAACCTTCCTGATAGATTTGAAACACAGGTACTCCTTTTGGTAATTCAGCCATTTTTGGACCATTGATTGGTTATGCTTCACTATAAAAATCAAAGATGATATTTTAGGTCGGCGAACGAGGAATACAACTATCCGGTGGACAGAAACAAAGAATTGCACTAGCACGTGCCATAGTAAAAAATCCTTCAGTCTTGTTGTTGGATGAAGCTACCAGCGCACTCGatgctgattcagaaaagagcGTGCAGGAGGCTCTTGACCATGTGATGGTTGGAAGGACGACAGTCGTGGTGGCGCATCGTCTGTCGACAATTAGAAATGCTGATATTATAGCTGTCGTACAAGACGGGGCTATAGTAGAAACCGGAAGCCATGAAGACCTCATCTCAAGACCAGATAGTGCTTACTCTTCACTCGTTCAACTTCATGAAACCGCTTCATTACTTCGCCTTCCTTCAGTCCGCGATTCAACAGGAAGATCTCTCAGGTTAGAGTTTCACATACTCGATTAAGTGTAAATGATCAATCTCTGGATGAACATTCAATGTTTTTGTGAGAGCAGAGAAATAACTGTCCTCATTCATCTGTGTGGCCACATATCTGGCACCACGGTcgacatatatatatcacaaaaaATATCACTTTATGTCTTTTTCTTTTCCTGTTATCGTCATTAGGCACTCAAGCGGTACTGCAAACATCAGATTGTCGCGGGAATCATTCCAAAAGACAGCAAGAAGTCTAAGTTCAAGTTTTCATTCCGAGAAGTCTGTAAGCAAATATGGTGGTGACGAGAATGCCAGAGTGACAAATATTTCTTTAAGAAGGTTATATTCCATGGCTCGCCCTGATTGGGTTTATGGGATACTTGGGACAATAGGTGCGTTCATAGTCGGAGCTCAGATGCCACTTTTTGCTATCGGAGTCACTCAAGCTCTAGTATCTTATTACATGGACTGGGACACAACACGTcgtgaaatcaagaaaatctcATTGCTCTTCTGTGGAGGTGGTGTACTAACCCTCGTTGTTCACGGCCTTACGTATTTCTGTTTCGGGATCATGGGAGAACGCCTTACTCTTCGCCTTAGAAAAAAAATGTTCAAGGGTATGTTCATCATCACGATAACAGCTATGTTAATAGTTATTCCATTGAACTGAAAATTAATCATATTTCATGCTTAATAAACTGCATATGTTGTccctttaagatattttggcTTCATCTCCATAACTTATTTTACTTATTTACTTCTTGGCAGCTATGTTGAGAAATGAGATGGGATGGTTCGATGATGTGAACAACACGAGCACGATGCTTGCATCCCAACTAGAAAGTGAGGCTAGTTTGTTGCGAACGTTAGTGGTTGATCGATCCACCATTCTTTTACAGAACGTCGGTTTAGTTGTGACTTCATTCGTCATCGCCTTCATCTTGAACTGGAGACTCACACTCGTAATCATAGCTATGTATCCTTTAGTTATCAGCGGTCATATTAGCGAGGTAGATATGATTTTTTCTTTATCATTttgacatgaaaaataaaaatatatgcgCGCGTGCAGTATATTCTTTTTGGGCCGAGCAGTGAAACTCAATGACCCTTTGGTATAGACGTATATTGGACTGGGGTTAATTATCCTCCTCTTTCCTTAGTTTTTCTTGGATTTGGAATTTTTCACAATAAATTATTCTCACTGTCACTAGTCTATTTTTGTGTTTGTTATGTATTTTCATTGATATATAGATTAGTTTTCATTTTGCTTCAGAGAATTTTCATGAACGGCTTCGGCGGTGACTTGAGCAAAGCGTATCTCAAAGCAAACATGCTTGCTGGTGAAGCTGTGAGTAACATACGAACAGTTGCAGCATTTTGTTCCGAGGAGAAGGTTCTAGATCTCTACCAGAGCGAGCTTGTTGAACCATCTCGACATTCATTCCGCCGGGGTCAGGCTGCTGGGATATTTTATGGTGTTTCCCAATTTTTCATCTTCTCGTCCTATGGTCTTGCCTTGTGGTATGCTAATTTCACTAATTTATTACCatgtattaaaattattttaaactccAAAACATAGATGTTAAATGTCATTGTTATGAATGGTCTGTATATGTGGATGATGATGCTTATAATATATCAAATAATATAACCGAATACAACTTTTTTCTAGGTATGGTTCTATCCTCATGGAGAAGGAGCTTTCAAGCTTTAAATCGGTCATGAAGACATTCATGATAATGATCATAACCGCCTTGGCGATGGGCGAGACGCTAGCTATGGCACCGGATATCCTAAAAGGAAACCAAAGGTTGGCATCAATATTTGAAGTACTCGATCGAAAGACGAAGATTGTAAATGATGTTGGAGAAGAGGTTTATGCTGTGGATGGTACTATTGATCTTCAGAACGTCGAGTTTAGCTATCCCTCGAGACCAAATGTTCTAATCTTCAAGGACTTTAACCTCACGGTGCATGCTGGAAAAAGCATGGCACTTGTAGGCCAAAGTGGTTCAGGGAAAAGTTCTGTGATCGCACTCATTCTAAGGTTCTATGATCCCACGTCAGGAAAAATCTTGATTGATGGTACTTAAAACTCGAGTCTAGTTTAATTTATATTACAAGTATTTTTTACTTTTAATGATCACGACATAACCTCTAGAAAACGCACGTACAGGGAAAGACATCAAGACACTAAAACTCAAGTCATTGAGGAAACACATCGGCTTGGTGCAACAAGAACCCGCCCTCTTCGCCACGTCCATCTACGAGAACATTCTTTACGGAAAAGAGGGAGCTTCAGAGGATGAGGTGATCGAGTCAGCAAAACTTGCAAACGCCCATAACTTCATCAGTGCACTTCCCGAGGGATACTCGACTAGAGTTGGGGAACGAGGAGTTCAACTCTCGGGTGGCCAGAAACAAAGAGTAGCCATTGCAAGAGCTATTTTGAAGGAGCCTTCAATCTTGCTCTTGGATGAAGCTACTAGTGCCCTTGACGTTGAATCGGAACGTGTGGTTCAACATGCTTTGGATAGATTGATGAAGAACCAGACTACAGTCGTTGTGGCACATAGATTGTCGACCATTAAGAATGCTGATCTAATATGTGTGCTGCAAGATGGCAAGATTATAGAGCAAGGCACGCATTCTGGCCTTTTGGAGAGTAAAAATggagcttattttaaattgattaatTTACAGCAACAACATTAACTTTTAACGACGACGATGAATTCGAAGAGAACATATATACAAAATATGTCCTACTTCTCATTCTGTATTTGACAAAACCATGTTTCTTTTAGAAATCAAAGTTTGTGTTCAAATTATATATACTCTCTAGTAGCATTCCttgtcaaaaataataataataaaataaaagaatacaCAAATTTATGTGAAAAACCCAAGAAGGATAACAGCACTACCGGAGAAAAAGGATAATTTGATGgcttttaaagttttaaacaaatatgatatttttagaattttaaaacatcTCAACGAAAGATAAAAGCAATACCAAACTTAGTTTTTATTCTCCTCAATCATTTCTCAAAATCTTTTCCCACATTTTTCCTAAACTAAATAAACTAGACTACCAAAAAGTTGAAACGATTATTTGGCCAAATCCATCTGAATATATTCAGTCACCAACATGCAACAGTTAATTTTCTGAAAGATAAAGATTTTGAGATAAAACTTGTGTATAAAAtatggagtaggtctcttgtgagacggtctcacgaatctttatgtgagacgagtcaaccctaccgatattcacaataaaaagtcattctcttagcataaaaaataatatttttttatggatgatccaaataagatatctgtctcacaaaatacgattcgtgataccgtctcactacaagtttttgccaaaaacaTGAACTTCTAttcatatcatttttattttctaactttttttaaaaaaaaaaacaatcttATTTTACCGTCTTCCAATCAATTAATCGTTTTGGTGTGGAAATGAGATATTAATTGATTTTACATTTTTGTTTTATCCaaattttgaatcaaattttaCCAACGGATTGATTAAAACttcacaaaaactcatgtgagatGGATTTTCGAATCTGACtcaatttatgaaaaaatattaataattatgtgaaaaatattgttatttatGATAAATATGAATCAAATAAATGGATCTCTCTTGTATATTCTTTACATGCATATACTTTGATTACTCTTTTTAGACTTTTACTATCACTATGTAAGCGAATGAAGGAACATTCCTAGCTCGTCCCTATATGTGGACAACACAATGACTCACATTGAACTCAAGCCTGAAATTTTGTGGAAAGAATAAAGGGTGGGAGTGTCTCCAAAGCTAACACAAGAAACGACTCATCCTCTCCTTCTCTCCACCTCTTCATTGAATTTGagcaaaattttcgatttttgaaaaattcacAGAATCCTTGTTACCCATACGTGCATGTATGCTTGAATGTATTGTCTGCtagtttcttttttctttttttaaagcCAATAATTTCCAGCAACCCAGGTAAGAAAAAGCGACGCCCAAGCTTTCTTTTCGATTGATTTTAACTTTTGGGTTTGAAAAAATGAAAGCTGAATCGGAAACAAGGGTGTCATTGTCGAAATCTGGGAATGCCGGTGATGTAAACGAAGCGAGATCTGGGAAGTTCCCGCTGACGGTGTGGGAGGTGATGGCGGTGTGCGGCGTCGTGTTGGGGTTTGTGTCGGGGTTGTTGAGGCTTTACTTCACGATGCCCGCATCTGATTACAGCTTTCTTAAGCTTCCTCGTACTCTTCAAGACCTCCAAATCCTCAGGTTTCTCAGAATTTTTTAGTTGctgctttttaaaaaaaaaaattcgggttgtttttaattaattgcTGTTGTTGATATGTAGATCTGATAATTAGTTTTGCTGGTGTAATTGTAAAATGGATTGGTTATTTATCTGATTTGTATTGTGGAAATAATCATTTGGAATCTGAGATCAGGTTACATTAGCTGAAAAGAGGCTTTTAtttccttttgtttttttttaagtaGGTTTTGTAATATATTTTGATTTCTAATTTTGTGTTCTTCCGCTTCGACTTAAGGGTGAAGTTACCATTTTGATTTACAGATTCATTCTGATGCGTCTGTCTATTCGGTTTCATATAACCTTTAATGGTAACTTAATAGTTGTGAGGTCACAAGATTTTCAGCGTGAGACCAATTTACGCAATTTCTCATTTTCACGTTGGAACTTCGAACAAAAATGTACTTACGGAATAAAAACTATCGGTGACTTTCTTGGAAGTTTCTTCCTCTTTGTTTGTCTAATGAAtcgtaaatattttgaaagCAGTGTGCTTCATTTTGTGCTAGAGGTTTACCTTTCCTTGTGTCAAATGAGCAAAATCAAATAAGAAAATCACTTGCATGCATTTGAGTTTGAAAGACTGTAGTTGAGACACTTTTTGTGATAAATAGATTGTGGGGATGTATTTTTGTCCTAGTCACTCATTAACTGCTTAAAGGATTAGACTTGCATAGACATTGGTAAATGTTGTAAAAGTGTATAGCTTGGTAATTGCATCAAGAATGAAGTCAAGTTCACATACTtgtacaatatatcacagaagtTACTTATACTAGTCTTAATGAGGAGGAAAAGTGATATGGAATACGTTATGGATTCTCTGTTGCTGCAATTTGTTTGATATGGAGTAAAGAGATTATCATTGAGAATGAATTAATGTGCTTTCTAGTTGTCTTAAATGATGCATCACGAAGCATGGCTATCAGTCCctcacaaaataaaattttgtgtcATTTCTATTTATATAATCCAACTATGTTACTCTGGAAATTTGAGTGTCAGAACTGCAACAGGTTTTATATAACAGCTCATTTGAATTTCAATCACCAAGAAGTTGAATCAACTTCATCAATTTTCTATTTCTCTGACATGCTTCAATTTCACCTTCTGGCTTATTTTATGTCGagttatatgtataatttaTTATTGCTTGTTGGTTGCATCGGAATGACGTGATGATCGATCTTATTGGATGTTTGTTACACTTGTTCTGTATATGTTTGAAGTTTTGGTTAATTGAGCAAAATGTGTTGCTCCTGCATACCCATATACACATACCTAATTGGGTAGATAGCACATGCACTGTAATATGCGTTCTGTTCAAGACTCGATCTTGTAATTTGTGTTGTCTAATCTTTTTTTCAGTAATACTTCATTTTCTTGTTATATTTGTTGGATATCTTTGCTTTTGGTTATATGTTGTAATTTTGGTAggtttataatatttttgctgAAATAATCccgtttaatttttttaaagatagCAACCCTGATATGTGTGATGCTTATTAATTTTACTTCTTCTTTCCCGAAGGGATGACCTGGAGAGTTATACAAGGGACTACACCTTACAGGTTCTTGTGGGGTACAATCTGGTCTACATTTTTATGCAGACCTTTATGATTCCAGGAACAGTTTTTATGTCCTTACTTGCTGGTGCACTTTTTGGGGTCGTCAAAGGTGTAGTTCTTGTTGTGTTCGCAGCTACAGCCGGTGCATCTTCTTGCTATTTTTTATCTAAATTAGTTGGCCGACCACTTGTCTTCTCTCTTTGGCCTGACAAATTAACTTTTTTCCAGTCCCAGGTGACTTTCGACATACCTGAGTTATTTTTCCTTCGTGACATCTATTGGAATTAATAAGGTTTTTTCATGCTCAGGTTGCTAAAAGGCGTCAACGGTTGCTCAACTACATGCTTTTCCTTAGAGTGACCCCTACGCTTCCGAATACATTTATAAATTTTGCTTCACCGATTGTTGACGTCCCATATCATATATTCTTCTTGGCTACCTCCATTGGGCTCATCCCTGCAGCATTTATTACTGTTCGGGTATCACTTCTCCAATTCTTATATTACTCTTGTTTAGTTGGATGCTTTATAGTAGGAAATAGCAATATTGGATTGTCAAGAGGATAGGAAATTGATGAATCCTTTTGTTAAAATCTTCATTCTCTTTTATAGTTCAATATATCCATATACATTGAGGTTGTTTTTGCGTGACAAGAAGTTCACGATAATCAAACTTCATCGATTTTGCATCTCCTTTTCACTTTCCTCCAGAAATCGTGAATCCAACATATAGCGCAGAAGTTAAGAGATGCAAAGGCCAAAACTTGTTGACAATAATGTAGAGCAAAAGTTAACTGTCACACCTTTTGCCGATATGCCTCTCTTTATAATCTGCATTTGGATGTTCAAGCTAGCACATACAAATTAATAACCATCTGGGCTTGTGTAGGCTGGAATTACCCTAGGTGAGTTGCAATCAGTTGGTGATCTCTATGACATCCAGTCTATAGCCATCATGTTCGTCATCGGGGTAATAACGGTCACTCCCCCATTATTGGGCAACAAAAGCGATTCTTGATGCTACCGACAGCTGGGATCCACTGGATTGGAGCTCCATCTTCCTCCCTTTGTCTTGAATCCCTGATTGCTGTGATGATTGAGCACCATTTGTCGAGAACTTTCTGACATTGGCTGGAAACTTGCAAGGACAGATTGTTGCGCTTCAATgggaaataaataattgttgcTGTTACGTTATTAGATCATGTGAACAAGAGAGAGTATTCTCTCACGTGTTGTATAATTTAAGGTATGGTATTCACTTTTGTTGtatcaaattcataaatcaCAGTTTATCAAATTCTTCGCCATTCTGAATTGAAGATGGAATTCAAGATATGACAATTATTCATTTTCCCTAATAAAACCaatggaaaataaaaatttattaatagaAATGAGAGTGGGAGATGGAGTGTTTGTTAGCCAAAGATTTTTCACCACGAGGCCATTTCTAATACTTCCTTCTTccattttaaatcaaattcaatttattaataaaaaaaagtcgattaataaataaattattaattaaccaATCATTGTAAATCTTGATGTGACACATGAGCTACCCAAATATCTTAATGTTTTTACTTTTTTGTTGGAATTAATATCTTAATTGATTTGGGAAATAACTTTTTAACTATCAGGCTTTTTCTTCACTTTAATTTATCGAGAAAGTTCATTCATTTTTTTCCGCTTTTCAGTCTTTTGCATGAGAAAGTGAAGGAAATTTAAGGATATGTAATTGTCATTTTACTAAAAGTCATCTTTTGTCACCCAAAGAAATATGTTATCCCATTATCGATTTCAAATAGTAGAAATAATTTTCTCCAAATCCACGCGTTGTTGCATATATGGATTTTGATAATCTTTTCTCTTTGGGCTAATTTTTGGGGTTGACTTTGGTCCAAATTCAaatcttaacatgatatcagagTTCAGTtttcaccgttatgtgttggactttCCATAATTGGGCCACTCGTTCTGCCCATAGTTGTATCATTTGTAAAACTTCACGCTCCAAATTTTCATTCCTGGGCGTGAGGTGGTGTGTTAGTTGTCCCACATCAGTTGGATAAATGTGTTAGTTGttccacatcggttggataaataacctgTAAGTTACATATATAGACTTGGACAATTTTCTCCCTTTGAACTAGTTTTTGAAGTTAAGTTATGTACAAGTTTCAATCTTAACCGAAAGTGTAATTTTTCAATTTCAGTTGATGTTTTATTAAACGATTGACAGGCATAGATTATTGGCTATAGATGATGACATCAGTGAACTtgagagatttttttttttttaaaaaaaaaagagcgaGTTAGTCTCAAGAGAGAGATATTATACCCAACCAACTctaatttttatcataaattatTATGCTCATGTATTCTCATTCATTATCATAATTATATGACTACTGGAAATATAATTAATTCCGAGAACACAACGCACGCATTTGGTGCGGGTAATTATTATGCATCATTTACatcgtaaaaaaaaatttataagttATTTCAAGCAAAATACACTACTACAACTCCAATTTCAGCAAATCGCTAAACGAACCTAAAAAAGTTCGAACACCTCAATGAAAAACGTTCCATTCACAAAGAATACTTGAATCTTAAGAGAACTAGCTAACAGATAAGCTTTTAGCAGATTGCTCAGAAGCATCTGCAAGGCCTTGAAGCATCCTCAAGATCTCAGCAGTGTCGTCTAAGTAGTACTTGGCCTTGCTCGGCTTTTGTCCGACAGTGCATGCGAAAACTTCAGCAATCGGAGAAAGAGTTGCATCAGCCATGGCACTGGTTATCACCTCAAACATGTCCTCGTCAGACCGGTCATCTCCTATGCAAAGCACAAAATCAGGAAGCACTTCCCTTTGTCGCATTGTTGCGAGCATTTGTTCAGCTACTAGGCCTTTGTTCACGCCCTGGTGAAGAAAAAAGACCATAAAGAACCGGAAATAAAATGGGCTCCGGATCAAATTTACATGGCTATGGACTCTACTTGTTGAACCGTGATTCACTCTTACCCCTCGCAGTAAATTTTCAAGTCAAGTGATAAATTAGCATTTAACATCCTAGATGCATCTAGGTGGCAAAATCTTTCAGGGCACATTGCATGTATATGTGTCCCAGGTTTCAACAAATCTCCCTCAAGAAATATGCTAAAGTTTCTCAAGTCTACATAAAGTTCATCAGGAAATAATAACAAATATTAAAAGACTGTTACAACTGCCTGTATGCTAACCTGTGGCTTTACTTCGACAAAATGCTGGCCACTCTTGACTGAAACAGGTTCATTTGCCAGAACACTTTCTAGATGATCAAGAAGCTCCTTAGCTTGACATGACCCAAAATCTGGGTCCGCAAGTTGATAGTTCCAGACAAGCGCACTCTCTTTTGGTTCGATAAAAGAACCATCAGTAGTTTCTGTATACAACTGCATCACTGGTTCAGCAATCTGCTTCCAGTAGAAATCTGAAACAGCCACACACGTCTCCCATTCTGCATTGCGATTTGGCCTGAAAAGGAAATAATTTTCAGTTTTCAGCTACAATGTTTTCTATAGCATCTGTATTGTTGATCTTAAGATATGCCTGCAACTTCGATttgaaacacaaaaaaaattccTCATCAGACCAAACATAACAGTTTTTTACCTCACAAGATAGCCATGCTCAGCGCCCACGCCAAGGTTTTCACAGGAAACAAACCATCGCGTTAAGATCTCTTTCTTCTTCCCACTGACAATAAAAACCACATTCTTTGGGTCTATGCACaaattattcaaaatttgaatagAGTCGATGTTTGGACTCATATCAACAGCACTCTGCACCGTCATTGTGCCGTCATAGTCCAAAAGAATTGCACGGCTCTTGGTCCTCTTATATGCTGATACAATGTGTTCAACGGACAGCTTTCTGAAGCTTGGATCCAAGGCGATCACACGAAATCCTAAACCAAAACCAATACCCCAGCACCTCCTCCTGACATGGTCCTGACATGCTCTTCTGAGATCTTGCAAAAAGCTATTAGCCCAATAAGCAACATCATGACTACTTACATACTTATAGTGCTTATCGTGCCGCATTTGTTTTTCTTGCTCAGGGAATATCAAGGCAGAATCCATAGCTTCTGCCACAGTATCTATGTTCCATGGATTAACTCGAATAGCACCACTAAGAGATGGGGAGCATCCGATAAATTCAGAAACAACCAGCATGCTTTTCTTTGGCACCGATGGATTCAAGCCCAATATTTCATCTAGCTTGTCAGTTCCTTGTCTGCATACTACGTACTCATATGGTATTAGATTCATTCCATCTCTCACTGCCGTGACAAGACAACACTCGGAAATAACATAGTATGCTATACGCTCAAAGAAATTAAGTGACGTATTGATCAAAACCACTGGCTCATATCCTGGTTCTCCAAAACACTCATTAATTCTTGTAACAGTGGCATAAGTTTCCGACTGAACCTCCTGTACGTCTCTCCCACGGCCTCTAGCAGGATTTGCAATTTGAACTAACACAACTTTTCCTTTCATATCAGGATGTTGGTTAAGC from Primulina tabacum isolate GXHZ01 chromosome 14, ASM2559414v2, whole genome shotgun sequence includes:
- the LOC142524208 gene encoding ABC transporter B family member 2-like isoform X2, giving the protein MTCQNSAAPTFDESGKHESTRKKKQKVSFLKLFAFADGYDYLLMLVGSLGACVHGASVPIFFIFFGKMINIIGLAYLFPKEASRQVGMYALDFVYLSIAILFSSWTEVAFWMHSGERQAAKMRMAYVRSMLNQDITLFDTEASTGEVISAITTDIIVVQDALSEKVGNFLHYFVRFVAGFAIGFHSVWQISLVTLSIVPMTAFAGGLYAYVATGLIASARKSYVKAGEIAEEAIGNVRTVQAFVGEDKAVKSYSMSLLNTYKYGKKAGLAKGLGLGTLHCVLFLSWSLLVWFTSMVVHKNIANGGESFTTMINVVIAGLSLGQAAPNVTSFIRAKTAAYSIFQMIERNTMSKSSTKNGRKLHKVEGHIQFKNVTFSYPSRPDVLIFDKLCLDFPSGKIVALVGGSGSGKSTVISLIERFYEPLQGNILLDGNDIRELDLKWLRQQIGLVNQEPALFATTIRDNIHYGKNDATIEEITSAAKLADAIEFINNLPDRFETQVGERGIQLSGGQKQRIALARAIVKNPSVLLLDEATSALDADSEKSVQEALDHVMVGRTTVVVAHRLSTIRNADIIAVVQDGAIVETGSHEDLISRPDSAYSSLVQLHETASLLRLPSVRDSTGRSLRLDGTANIRLSRESFQKTARSLSSSFHSEKSVSKYGGDENARVTNISLRRLYSMARPDWVYGILGTIGAFIVGAQMPLFAIGVTQALVSYYMDWDTTRREIKKISLLFCGGGVLTLVVHGLTYFCFGIMGERLTLRLRKKMFKAMLRNEMGWFDDVNNTSTMLASQLESEASLLRTLVVDRSTILLQNVGLVVTSFVIAFILNWRLTLVIIAMYPLVISGHISERIFMNGFGGDLSKAYLKANMLAGEAVSNIRTVAAFCSEEKVLDLYQSELVEPSRHSFRRGQAAGIFYGVSQFFIFSSYGLALWYGSILMEKELSSFKSVMKTFMIMIITALAMGETLAMAPDILKGNQRLASIFEVLDRKTKIVNDVGEEVYAVDGTIDLQNVEFSYPSRPNVLIFKDFNLTVHAGKSMALVGQSGSGKSSVIALILRFYDPTSGKILIDGKDIKTLKLKSLRKHIGLVQQEPALFATSIYENILYGKEGASEDEVIESAKLANAHNFISALPEGYSTRVGERGVQLSGGQKQRVAIARAILKEPSILLLDEATSALDVESERVVQHALDRLMKNQTTVVVAHRLSTIKNADLICVLQDGKIIEQGTHSGLLESKNGAYFKLINLQQQH
- the LOC142524208 gene encoding ABC transporter B family member 2-like isoform X1; this translates as MTCQNSAAPTFDESGKHESTRKKKQKVSFLKLFAFADGYDYLLMLVGSLGACVHGASVPIFFIFFGKMINIIGLAYLFPKEASRQVGMYALDFVYLSIAILFSSWTEVAFWMHSGERQAAKMRMAYVRSMLNQDITLFDTEASTGEVISAITTDIIVVQDALSEKVGNFLHYFVRFVAGFAIGFHSVWQISLVTLSIVPMTAFAGGLYAYVATGLIASARKSYVKAGEIAEEAIGNVRTVQAFVGEDKAVKSYSMSLLNTYKYGKKAGLAKGLGLGTLHCVLFLSWSLLVWFTSMVVHKNIANGGESFTTMINVVIAGLSLGQAAPNVTSFIRAKTAAYSIFQMIERNTMSKSSTKNGRKLHKVEGHIQFKNVTFSYPSRPDVLIFDKLCLDFPSGKIVALVGGSGSGKSTVISLIERFYEPLQGNILLDGNDIRELDLKWLRQQIGLVNQEPALFATTIRDNIHYGKNDATIEEITSAAKLADAIEFINNLPDRFETQVGERGIQLSGGQKQRIALARAIVKNPSVLLLDEATSALDADSEKSVQEALDHVMVGRTTVVVAHRLSTIRNADIIAVVQDGAIVETGSHEDLISRPDSAYSSLVQLHETASLLRLPSVRDSTGRSLRHSSGTANIRLSRESFQKTARSLSSSFHSEKSVSKYGGDENARVTNISLRRLYSMARPDWVYGILGTIGAFIVGAQMPLFAIGVTQALVSYYMDWDTTRREIKKISLLFCGGGVLTLVVHGLTYFCFGIMGERLTLRLRKKMFKAMLRNEMGWFDDVNNTSTMLASQLESEASLLRTLVVDRSTILLQNVGLVVTSFVIAFILNWRLTLVIIAMYPLVISGHISERIFMNGFGGDLSKAYLKANMLAGEAVSNIRTVAAFCSEEKVLDLYQSELVEPSRHSFRRGQAAGIFYGVSQFFIFSSYGLALWYGSILMEKELSSFKSVMKTFMIMIITALAMGETLAMAPDILKGNQRLASIFEVLDRKTKIVNDVGEEVYAVDGTIDLQNVEFSYPSRPNVLIFKDFNLTVHAGKSMALVGQSGSGKSSVIALILRFYDPTSGKILIDGKDIKTLKLKSLRKHIGLVQQEPALFATSIYENILYGKEGASEDEVIESAKLANAHNFISALPEGYSTRVGERGVQLSGGQKQRVAIARAILKEPSILLLDEATSALDVESERVVQHALDRLMKNQTTVVVAHRLSTIKNADLICVLQDGKIIEQGTHSGLLESKNGAYFKLINLQQQH
- the LOC142524611 gene encoding putative membrane protein At4g09580, which codes for MKAESETRVSLSKSGNAGDVNEARSGKFPLTVWEVMAVCGVVLGFVSGLLRLYFTMPASDYSFLKLPRTLQDLQILRDDLESYTRDYTLQVLVGYNLVYIFMQTFMIPGTVFMSLLAGALFGVVKGVVLVVFAATAGASSCYFLSKLVGRPLVFSLWPDKLTFFQSQVAKRRQRLLNYMLFLRVTPTLPNTFINFASPIVDVPYHIFFLATSIGLIPAAFITVRAGITLGELQSVGDLYDIQSIAIMFVIGVITVTPPLLGNKSDS